The sequence AAATGCAATTCTGGCATCAGGCCGGATTAGGCTGGATACCCGTTGCGGTCAACGTCTCCGCCCGTCAATTTAATAGCGACAGTTTGCTAGAGGAAATTGTTGCGGTTCTGAAAAAGTATGACGTCCCTCCTTCCATATTAGAAGTCGAGCTAACCGAAAGTCTGGTAATGGATGACCCTGTGGCAGCCGAGGTGATACTGCTTGAACTGAGGGCAATCGGCGTCAAGATCTCGATCGATGATTTTGGCGCTGGCCATTCATCGCTTGCTTCGCTTATGAATTTCTCAGTAGACTGCTTAAAAATCGACCGTGCGTTTATCCAAAGCAGTTCGATCGAAATTATTCGCACTGTCATCGCACTGGCAAAAAGCTTTAAGTTACAAGTCATCGCAGAAGGTGTCGAAACCAGTATCCAGCGAGACATGTTAAAAGAACTCTCTTGTGAACTTGCACAGGGATATTTCTATAGCCGGCCGTTGCCGCCGGAAGAAATACCGGCTTTACTTGAGAAATTTTCTGGCATGACCGCGTTTAACCGTTCGGACGTTGGTGAACTACCGACGGTCGTTTAAGCCAGTGTCACCAGGATTAATCTGCATGGGCAAGACGCCTGAAGGAATAGAAATAGCCAGATCAGCTAATACCGGCGAGGTAACATTAGCGGTCACTTCAATATCGACAAGAACAGCCTCAGAAACTTCATTAAAATGTGTCGTAAGAAATTCAGCGATGCAATCCTGTGTTGATTCAAGATAAGGGATGGTGCTATGGTCCGAATCAGGAATGGTTTCATCGCGCAAAACGGAGGTCAATTTTGCCACTAGCAAGTCTGTGTGCGAAGCCGGAACAACGTCATCACTCGCAGCACGAATGACAAATGTCGGCGCAGATAGTAACGGCGCATGCTTGACTGAATCAAAGCGATGCCTCAGAACGAAGCCCGGTATCGAGGGAAAGCGGCGCTTTGCAATCGCCAGCAACGAATCATAAGGTGTGATTAACACCACCGCTGCGACAGGTCTGCTGACGGCTAACTGGACAGCCACGCCCGAACCGAGGCTGCGACCGACTACGGCGATTTTCCCCGCAGTGACATGCCGATGCTCGACCATCCAGTCAAACAACATGTGCGCGTCCTCAATCATTTTTAGTTCACCCGGAATTCCTTCCGAATCCCCATAACCACGATAGTTAATGGCCAGCACCGTCATATTAGGAAACATGCGCCAGGCATCGCGCGCCACCCAGGAAACCTCCTCCGAACGCCCACCAAAATACACGACCGCGGGATGCGGGCCGGGCGCACGCGGTGTCAATAACCAACCGGAAAGCCTTGTACCATCAATGCTGCGCAGCACGACTGGCCGAGTGCGATGCCCAATACTGCGAGGACGCTCAACTTCCTTAATGCGGACCGGCTTGAAAATCAGCTTGCGTTGCGTCACAGCGACTGCGGTGGTAAAAATCAACCACCCTAGGGCGACGATCCCGCCCATTCCCGTCATTTTTTTGTATTTAATTTGCTTCATATACAATCGATTGTACTAACCTCTTCCCGATGCCGCGATAATTAATTGGTCAGGAATTGTAACGGCGCAAGGGGTGCCGCTGCACATTGTGTCGGTAGATTAAGCGCGTATCTGCCCCTATTTCCTTTCAGAAAAAACCTGTAATTGTCGGAATGACGCAACTAAACTGCGCCGCCACTTTGCGCAAAGAAGCCAACTTAAACAAATAAACGCAAATTAACAAATATACAATTAGTCTACGCCAACATTACGTTATCGCACTGACGCAGGTCACTTTCCAATATATTGGCACCAAGACTGGAACAATTCATCGTCCACAA is a genomic window of Glaciimonas sp. CA11.2 containing:
- a CDS encoding alpha/beta hydrolase — translated: MKQIKYKKMTGMGGIVALGWLIFTTAVAVTQRKLIFKPVRIKEVERPRSIGHRTRPVVLRSIDGTRLSGWLLTPRAPGPHPAVVYFGGRSEEVSWVARDAWRMFPNMTVLAINYRGYGDSEGIPGELKMIEDAHMLFDWMVEHRHVTAGKIAVVGRSLGSGVAVQLAVSRPVAAVVLITPYDSLLAIAKRRFPSIPGFVLRHRFDSVKHAPLLSAPTFVIRAASDDVVPASHTDLLVAKLTSVLRDETIPDSDHSTIPYLESTQDCIAEFLTTHFNEVSEAVLVDIEVTANVTSPVLADLAISIPSGVLPMQINPGDTGLNDRR